Proteins found in one Parasteatoda tepidariorum isolate YZ-2023 chromosome 7, CAS_Ptep_4.0, whole genome shotgun sequence genomic segment:
- the LOC139426017 gene encoding uncharacterized protein has protein sequence MAGIEKTVSLGTRIGMFADDIALWGSGDDVTEIESRLNNSLEALSKYADEFKLSFNPTKSITTFFTTNKRLYKYEPSLFLKHQKLSYEKHPKYLGYILDPEFTSNKHIDYIVSKARKRLNIIKCIAGRDWGADATTLRTSYQALVRPILEYGYPVYCCASQSNLNKLEKVQLSAARIITGLKRSCPSEIVLYEADLQPLNFRRQANLVKYYNKLSSLDQGNLTAIYLNNWTCNQRLKKNSPFSHVKSQLLIAENIEPLYLHSNLSTCLDLSNVSFHESLPTMLDKKDCVPDFLRQLSLEIINKIPPNDIKIFSDGSKMDRQTGSGVFIETPRENYTLHQRNPDFCSVFRSELIAIDRGLEKILSEGHLGNTWILSDSRSSIQHLKNWALIGDKTSFSILQKVKLISQQHEVHFQWIPSHVDIHGNELADTLAKKGLDHPVPSTSELTYLELFARQKAQNKQKWLLPPIHYWYKAKRPGLSLSLPGDRQTNTCLSRLASGHLKSLTFSKNQKIFPLCPKCQQNQASPEHILICLGLDWNDIHSSPILVSDFLNVNGFIDLV, from the coding sequence ATGGCCGGAATAGAGAAAACTGTTTCTCTCGGGACTCGCATCGGAATGTTTGCTGATGATATTGCTCTTTGGGGTAGCGGTGACGACGTTACCGAGATTGAGTCGAGACTCAACAACTCATTAGAAGCCCTGTCCAAGTACGCAGATGAATTCAAATTGAGCTTCAACCCAACCAAATCGATAACCACCTTCTTCACTACTAATAAACGACTTTATAAATATGAACCATCCTTGTTTCTCAAACACCAGAAGCTCTCCTACGAGAAACACCCAAAATACCTAGGATACATTCTCGATCCCGAATTTACAAGTAACAAACATATTGATTATATTGTCTCGAAGGCTAGGAAGCgcctaaatattattaagtgtATCGCTGGTAGGGATTGGGGAGCAGATGCAACTACTCTTAGGACTTCCTACCAGGCTCTTGTTAGACCAATTCTTGAATATGGCTATCCTGTCTACTGCTGTGCTTCTCAATCTAACTTAAACAAATTGGAAAAGGTTCAACTGAGCGCCGCTCGCATCATCACTGGACTGAAACGTAGCTGCCCTTCAGAGATCGTTCTTTACGAAGCAGATCTGCAACCTCTTAACTTCAGAAGGCAAGctaatttagtgaaatattacaataaacttTCCAGTTTAGACCAAGGCAATTTAACTGCTATTTACCTAAATAATTGGACCTGCAATCAAAGGCTAAAGAAAAACAGTCCTTTTAGTCATGTTAAATCACAACTGTTAATCGCTGAAAATATTGAACCTCTTTATCTTCATAGCAATCTTAGTACTTGCTTGGATCTTTCCAATGTTAGTTTCCATGAAAGCCTCCCTACCATGCTTGACAAGAAAGACTGTGTGCCTGACTTCCTCAGACAATTGTCCCTGgaaatcatcaataaaatccCTCCAAACGACATCAAAATATTCTCTGATGGCAGTAAAATGGATAGACAGACTGGCAGTGGGGTATTTATTGAAACACCTCGAGAGAACTACACTCTTCATCAACGAAACCCCGATTTTTGCTCCGTCTTTCGAAGCGAACTAATTGCAATCGACAGGGGACTAGAGAAAATCTTGAGTGAAGGGCACCTTGGAAATACTTGGATACTATCTGACAGCCGTAGTTCAATTCAACACCTCAAAAATTGGGCCCTCATTGGAGATAAAACCAGTTTTTCGATCTTACAAAAAGTAAAGCTCATTTCCCAACAGCATGAGGTCCACTTTCAATGGATCCCGTCCCACGTCGATATCCACGGCAACGAGTTGGCTGACACTCTTGCAAAGAAGGGACTAGACCATCCAGTCCCCTCCACCTCAGAGCTTACATACCTTGAACTTTTTGCAAGGCAAAAGGCCCAGAATAAACAAAAGTGGCTGCTTCCACCTATTCACTACTGGTATAAAGCAAAAAGACCAGGACTCTCTCTATCTCTCCCTGGTGACAGGCAAACCAACACCTGCCTATCCCGACTGGCCAGTGGACACCTGAAAAGTctcacattttctaaaaatcaaaagatctttcctctttgccctaaatgccaacaaaaccaggcatcacctgagcacaTCTTGATCTGTTTAGGGCTGGACTGGAACGATATTCACTCCTCTCCCATTCTGGTTTCGGATTTTCTCAATGTTAACGGATTcattgatctggtctga